TTTTTATTAGAAGCTaagaattaatgtaaaaaagagTTGTTTTTCAGAAGATAACTTAAGTTTTCTTCCCTTAAAAAGTAGACACAAGTCGTCtctttaatttggaaaaaatattttttgttctaattaacttagtttttatgcaatggaaataaaaagtaatacgtttttttttttttttcgttttttttaaatttattcattcatgtaagctttccgaaaaaaaatttatattttacttctatcttttctttttccttcaatatttttctcatggctcttatttaaaatcactttcatcaaaatatttgaaacaaaaataaggtAATAGCAAACTATAAATTGCaagagttttaattaaaagaatgaagCGTAGAGAGGATTTTACAGTAGAAATATTTACTCCAgcaagattgaaaaaaaaataatttatggccATTTCTGAACAGTGAGGCAGCTCCACTTTATTTCCTTCTGAgagtcattttaattaattcatgcaTTCTGAGTCTTAAATAAAGTCTaacaaatgaattgtttttaccTATTGCAGATCCACTTTAATTCATTCCGAGATATAACGCCTTTAACTCTAACGAATGTGTTTTTCTTAATGCAGTTCTACTTTCTGAGTTATAGAGCCTTCAAGTCGAACAAATGTGTTTTTTCCCATTGCAGATCCACTTTAATTCATTCTGAGACATAAAGCCTTCAAGTTTAACGAATGTGTTTTTCGTATAAAAGTTTCACTTCAAATCATTCTGAGATACAGAGCCTTAAAGTCTAACGAATATGTTGTATTTCTTGTCATATTTGTGGTGGCATTTGTTTGGTAGCAGAAATGGCCAGGAATttagtaattgtttttaataaaagttaactccatctttttgcttaattaatataaatcccTATTTAAATACAGCCTTCAAAAAACGTGTTcataaaacttactttaaaaatttcaaaggatGCAAGCAAATTTGCATCATCTGCTGAACCCATCAATTCAACTTCATGCCACCGAAGACGTCTGGGATGCTGAGAAAGATGTAATGTAGTTACCATTCTTCCCAAAAATCTTGGCTTTTCCTTAAAAACGGAGTAATCAGAATtagtaatgaaaaaagtatttctctTTGTTAAGTTAACCTTGCGGAACTAACAAATACCCTATTAAATAGACAGATAACCACTTACACCGTTGAAGAAGAGCTAGTATATAATCGTTGATCAGGAAGAAGTCTCATTAAACTGAACACTTAGACGTTTGAAATTTAGAGCAAAGTTCAAGAAACTTCCTTAACCTTCCTTTCCTAAATCGATAATCATTAGGCGAAAAGATTCCTGCTTTTTgtgaaaatgtcaaaattattttgcactATTTTGATATCCATAGTAAGGATTAAGCAAgggaaatttctgaaaaattaaataaactttgaattgAAAAACTGGATAATAAGCTTTATGTAGTTAATACCAAATATCAAATATTCACTCGTGTTACCTAATGATCGGCAACTTTCACCTTATGTGTTTAGGTTTTATGGCAaccttaaaaagtaatttacgtTGAGCtaagatattgaaattttctaaaaaattttgaaaccctactactttttcccatttatttcgaaaagaaaGCGAGGATCATTACAAGGAGTGTAAAATTATATGGCAAGGGAAGATATATGGAGAACACCTTGCATATGTtcctttttaatactttaactgtgaaatccaatatatatataatgtgaaAACTAACTGTAAAATCTATAATCTCTATACTAATTCGTGAGATTCGGTGGATGATTATTTAACTAATGTTTTAAGAAAGtatgcaatgtttttttaaagaatacgaATATGTACTTACCAATGCCAATATTTCGACGATAATTGCTACTTCAGACACCGTTTTCTCCAGCAAAAGTCCGGGAAATATCAGTGTTTCATCCCAGACGGGACTTAATGTGTTCTCTGATACCTGAAGCAGTTAAACAACGCTTAAATTGTGAGGATACCACTCTACCATAAAACCCAAAACAACCAGAAATCGAAAGGTTTTTGAAACCATGGCAAAATGCAAGGTAAAAACCATGATATTTATGATCAAAACCTCTTTCATCAAAACTATTCATAgctagatattaaattttattccagcaatactaaaagattaaaaaataagagataaaatCCTATGCTAAAGTaagaacttattatttaaaatattatacaaccTAGATGGTTTAAAAAGtggatttgaaatataaatactcttttgaaattattacatattacaaATAGTAAttcgcaaaattaaaaaaaatgctccagctttttttttgttctgtataTGAATTTAATGTTAAACAACAAACAACGTTTCATACTGTCAATGATTCCCTATACAGATTAAATACATTCTTAATATTCTTGCAGAGCTTATAGCATCGGTCATCGAGATGATAACTAAGCGATTTCGTCATTAATTTTGCACTTAAGTTTATTTCACTccaattattgttaattttcaattattttatttagaaattatttttaaggaagtaattgcaaaataaacGTGTTGCTTcatatggtttttaaataaataattcggtGTCGTTTTTGAGTTTGTTATTGAGTTTGCATGTTGTTCCACGTTATATAACGTTAAGAAAAATCCACTCTGACGTCATCACGACGTTCTTTAAAAGTTGCTCCTAGTTCAAGGTGCTAGAGTTATATGACTATAAGCCATACCGTTTccaaaaatagcattttcacATCAAACTGTTCCTTAGTATTATTCGAGATAGATACTTTACAACAGTTTTTGAAATGGCTACTAGATGGTAGCACAATGCACGGAAGCAACTTATTGCCTGCATAGAAATTGTGATGCTTTTCACCAAAAACGCTCTCTTGAATATGTgacttttccttattttgcttCACTTTTTTTGTATCTACtgatgaaaggaaaaatttgaaTGTGAGATTTAATTTACCTGTGTTGTGAGGGCAGTGTTTTTCACATACACCTTTGCAAAACAATCAGGATTCCGACGACTTAAATTAGAGTAGGAAAGAGATCGAGCCTGATATAGATGTGCTCTAACCTCATACATTTCTTGATCTTCATCTGTAagaatagaaattaatattacattctgccataagaaaagaaaacagaataCTTATCGGTTATAGTGTTGGCGCATCCGGCTCGCCCCGACCACAACGCTGGCGTAAAATGTCTGCAATGGGATTATGAGTTAGATTCTCCTAGCGATTGGGCAAACTGCGAGAGGTTTTCGAGGTTTTGTCTTCCATTTAACGTAAATTTGAATAAGTTCCaataaaaagtcctccacgaagaaaATTTTGCCTTTAAGCTTGATCCAGGTGTCCTCTTGCCTTGCGAGTTTGGTTTAATATTACAAGATTATGGATGTCTTGGCTTTGAAAGCTTTGAACCCAAGAAAGGGTTAGATGTTCAATACTCCGTctatagattaaattaaaattgaacctGTTTTGTACACTTGTTTTCTTGATCGTGATTTGCCAAATTTCgattgagtttttatttttttcctcttttaactTTCCATCTGCAAACTCAAGCAtgcgtactttttttttacgaagatattaaaatctatattaaggGTGATTATTACGGAACATTCagtgtttcttttctttcttttccagaTTCATACCTGTTGATTGAAGAACTACTGGTTCATCGTGGTCACCATCTCCACCCTGTATCTTTGACATTCCTTTAGCTAATAATTCGAAGGAATAATTCTGATGCCTGCATGGCCCCAGCCACAAAGAACACTCAATTTTGGCCATGAGGGAGAtctctgtttttcttttcctgcTGATTGGCTAATAATGGGAAAATACAATAATAGTTTAAGAAGTAATGATGTTAATACTGTTATATGAACCTGTTGCATAAATACTACTTTATGATAAATCATGGTATTTAATTCTACAAGGTTACATTATCTAATATTATGAGTTTAATGATAAATGCCGTtatattcgaaattattttttatttgctcagCTTTCTAAAGTTGTAGTCCTATTGCGTAAAAGTAATTTCAGATATAGTTTacgtaaattaaagttttaacgtTTGGTTAGCACattttaattgaacaaaaattgtttgctcATTCccactcttaaaaataaagtatttacatTGAATTgcacgaaatttaaatttctgtttttaaaaacccATCCAGCTCCAAAATGAATTGCAAAACCCACCTTCATATGCTTCTTTCCCTCTTTATTAGGTTTAGGTGTTCCCTCTATCAAAGAGTTTTGGTTCAAATCTGATTTTGGATAGTATtgcaaaaaatcaacttttcttGAACGTTTTGGAGAAGGCTGGTTTGCAACTAAacaacacaattaaaaaatagattttttttgtcatatacctgtttaggcagtggagGTGCAATTGTTCctatttttcagtggcgccatctatggccaggaattcgacttctgccacgccattcacacaaccacagcccatttatagggcgggtcacattcacccacaaaggagaaaggacatagaacacagttaagagagaaagaaacatccatgccttgccccgGATTCGGACCCAGCACCTTTCTGATGCAatgacagttccctgccccctacacaggccggtcggcaaaAAATTGACTAAAGGGTTTTATAAATATCTGGTCAGTACAGGGGCGTATATATGGGGGGTGCCGAGGGGGCCAGGGCCCCTCCCGAAAtccgaaggaaaaaaattatatatatacacgtaTAATTTGTTGATATTCGGATGGCTTTGCTAGCAAATAGTTTCCGAAAAAAAGTATAGATGGCGCTAAGAGTATCGTAAATCTAAAATGAAGGCTTACAATGAAGGCGTGGCCTATTTTGAAGACCCAATCGAGATTTTGAATAGGTTCCTTTTCGAAGATTTTAGACTGTTCCAGAAATCAAAGCTTCTCGAATTCATGCGCTCTAACTCAATCTATATAAGCGGGAAACATTTGTTGTTAAGTCAATTGCATTCATAATGAAGAGACAAGcttctattataaatttttttgcaaaaaaacagATTGTAAATAAGTCTATTAGCGACAGTACTGAAGTTGGCTGTGCTACTAAGAATGTTTCTTCTGGTTTCGAAGGTATTGGTACGGTTGATCCACATCCAGCCCCACTTACAGAGGACTTCAACcaggtaaaaagaaatatctatgaTATTGGAAACTATTGTCAAAACGATTCCGTTCGTTCGttaacaaatgaagaaaaaatttcgctTGTAGAAAATGTTTGGAAACCACAACCTGCATACAAATTTCCTTCTAATTCCAGTTGTTCTACTTCAACCCATACTAGaacttttcaaatgaaatggTTAGAAGAATTTGAGTGGTTAGcttattctgaagaaaaatccggatctttttgtaaatattgcgTAATATTTTCACCTTCCAATACTGTAGGAAAAGGAGATCATCAAGTAACAGGGGCATTAGTAACACGggcatttaataatttgaaaaaagccAAGGAAATATTTCGTAAACATGAAAATTGCANNNNNNNNNNNNNNNNNNNNNNNNNNNNNNNNNNNNNNNNNNNNNNNNNNNNNNNNNNNNNNNNNNNNNNNNNNNNNNNNNNNNNNNNNNNNNNNNNNNNNNNNNNNNNNNNNNNNNNNNNNNNNNNNNNNNNNNNNNNNNNNNNNNNNNNNNNNNNNNNNNNNNNNNNNNNNNNNNNNNNNNNNNNNNNNNNNNNNNNNNNNNNNNNNNNNNNNNNNNNNNNNNNNNNNNNNNNNNNNNNNNNNNNNNNNNNNNNNNNNNNNNNNNNNNNNNNNNNNNNNNNNNNNNNNNNNNNNNNNNNNNNNNNNNNNNNNNNNNNNNNNNNNNNNNNNNNNNNNNNNNNNNNNNNNNNNNNNNNNNNNNNNNNNNNNNNNNNNNNNNNNNNNNNNNNNNNNNNNNNNNNNNNNNNNNNNNNNNNNNNNNNNNNNNNNNNNNNNNNNNNNNNNNNNNNNNNNNNNNNNNNNNNNNNNNNNNNNNNNNNNNNNNNNNNNNNNNNNNNNNNNNNNNNNNNNNNNNNNNNNNNNNNNNNNNNNNNNNNNNNNNNNNNNNNNNNNNNNNNNNNNNNNNNNNNNNNNNNNNNNNNNNNNNNNNNNNNNNNNNNNNNNNNNNNNNNNNNNNNNNNNNNNNNNNNNNNNNNNNNNNNNNNNNNNNNNNNNNNNNNNNNNNNNNNNNNNNNNNNNNNNNNNNNNNNNNNNNNNNNNNNNNNNNNNNNNNNNNNNNNNNNNNNNNNNNNNNNNNNNNNNNNNNNNNNNNNNNNNNNNNNNNNNNNNNNNNNNNNNNNNNNNNNNNNNNNNNNNNNNNNNNNNNNNNNNNNNNNNNNNNNNNNNNNNNNNNNNNNNNNNNNNNNNNNNNNNNNNNNNNNNNNNNNNNNNNNNNNNNNNNNNNNNNNNNNNNNNNNNNNNNNNNNNNNNNNNNNNNNNNNNNNNNNNNNNNNNNNNNNNNNNNNNNNNNNNNNNNNNNNNNNNNNNNNNNNNNNNNNNNNNNNNNNNNNNNNNNNNNNNNNNNNNNNNNNNNNNNNNNNNNNNNNNNNNNNNNNNNNNNNNNNNNNNNNNNNNNNNNNNNNNNNNNNNNNNNNNNNNNNNNNNNNNNNNNNNNNNNNNNNNNNNNNNNNNNNNNNNNNNNNNNNNNNNNNNNNNNNNNNNNNNNNNNNNNNNNNNNNNNNNNNNNNNNNNNNNNNNNNNNNNNNNNNNNNNNNNNNNNNNNNNNNNNNNNNNNNNNNNNNNNNNNNNNNNNNNNNNNNNNNNNNNNNNNNNNNNNNNNNNNNNNNNNNNNNNNNNNNNNNNNNNNNNNNNNNNNNNNNNNNNNNNNNNNNNNNNNNNNNNNNNNNNNNNNNNNNNNNNNNNNNNNNNNNNNNNNNNNNNNNNNNNNNNNNNNNNNNNNNNNNNNNNNNNNNNNNNNNNNNNNNNNNNNNNNNNNNNNNNNNNNNNNNNNNNNNNNNNNNNNNNNNNNNNNNNNNNNNNNNNNNNNNNNNNNNNNNNNNNNNNNNNNNNNNNNNNNNNNNNNNNNNNNNNNNNNNNNNNNNNNNNNNNNNNNNNNNNNNNNNNNNNNNNNNNNNNNNNNNNNNNNNNNNNNNNNNNNNNNNNNNNNNNNNNNNNNNNNNNNNNNNNNNNNNNNNNNNNNNNNNNNNNNNNNNNNNNNNNNNtatatatatatatatatagtatacttttagatttttaacaGAGATTTATATTTAAGGACATAAGTTAGAacagtatttgtttttatttcatatcccacaatttttccccattttaattttggataaaagatttcgtaaaaaattagttttagtgttttaggttttaaaattaagtttatacgtctttggtttcaaatttttaaatgatatccTTTAGAAAGGAAGAAATTATCACTTTTAGCAAATTTACTTACGGACAAGAAAAAAGTCTGCCTTTTCCCACAACTTTGCCCTCTTTCATGGTCTCTGACagcaaacaaaatttcattggCAGGTACAGTAACATAACCAATTCGTTTCGAATTGCATTCCATCCATAACACAATGTCTGGAAACATCACTTGTGGCtacataaataatacaattcaCCAAATAGAAGATTTgatcaaaaattcaaacataaagacacagaaaaataactataactCTTTGGTGCAGTGTACATAGTAATGAGATTACTATTGAACAAATTGAACTAACTAATAAGAAACTAATaagtaataatcaataataagaTTAATACAAGATACGCCGTAGTAACCGTCATTTAGTTAGAAGTTTagaacgttttattttattttaatttataatcggTGTTGAACATTCCATTCATTTCGAGTTGGTGAATTGCAATGGTCAACTcggtagctttgtaattttgaacgcaacCAAGAAGACAAGCGAACTTTTAGATGGAACTTGCCCTCGTCCCCTTATATGGAAACAAAAAAAGCCTAAAAACCTTTCCTGATTAACCAGACGGCGAGAGAATTTGGATCCATGTTCCCtctactattattttatactagTACCGAGGTTTGTGCGATCGGGGAGCATTATGCGTCTGACCAGCTGTCACCAGGATTCGAACAGGGGTCAATGCCCTGGGGACCGCGTGAAGGTCAAGGGATAGAGTGATCATAGATATGTATAAATTCCGTTTAGAAGGCCAATAAAAAGTGAAGATGAAAGTCCTTCATATCTAAGAGTAcagtttaacatttaaatgcgaaaaagcaaaaactttttctatttctgcttagtcatttaatttttttttatcttataattgtcgttgaacagctaaatcaattttttgggtttgtgactactattgttcaactccgtatccttgtgaTTTTGCACAAAATCCGGAAAGCTCCCGGGCACCTCCACTCGCCGCGGTTTTATTAGTCAACTGTTTCACCGCCTTATCTAGTAACCCTCACTCAGAGGCAACCCTACGCTCGCCGCAATACAGCACTCGCAAAAGTCATAAGCGAATCTTCGCActcatggatatttttaaaagttgcttgttgaattaagttaaaattttatcctcGTTTAAGActagaaaattcaaataacgaGATCAAAATACTTCGTCCTTCTATAAAGAAAAAGCTACATACACacaattatttcagttaattacatacatattgcggttaaaaaaaatttcaaatagaaacTATTCTTGCAAATTAATCtggagtaataaaatatttatatcttcagaatattcaatttcttttgaatatcttaattaataaacaaagtttaaaaaaataatcccctATATAAATCATCGCATTATTAAGTGcacatatttttgaagataaaagtattaaaaaaaatttacgcagtttgaaaaataattatttttatttccttcatttttacgatgtgttttcaattgtttctattttggaaaaaatatgtattcttcaaaatgcttacaatatcttaaaaaaattgcatatattttatactgaacaacttttgattgacaatattttcttcataagagagtccttaaaaaaatttgaaaatattttcattaaatttgttcaaatattttctgtaaaatgcgTGCTATTATGaaaacaaggagaaaaaatatttttagtaaagccATGACATAAAGAAACAAATCTATGACATATTCACTACTATTTTcgtatagttaatttattttttataacatcaaatcatatttattaaaacttaaagttgtggctgcttaactttttttaatgtttcttaaatttgtcagggaaaattccgatattttccatttttcttgcTTCTATCactattatttgtatatatctGAAATTACTCACCTTCGTTTTAATTGtttcctaattaattttatcatatattttgctatatatatttatccttTCATTCTATGCttcattaatttcataacttatccatcttgtaactttttattcataattttataacaacttTAGCTTATTAGATTTNTTAAGGAGGTCCGATGGTCCCATCATAGACTGATTAAAGTAGTCACCCACCAGctcactgaccacagccagaggcgcttgacttcagtgatcgaCTGAGAACCGTGTCTGTACGATAGGTTCACTGTGGGATACGAACTTGCAAAAGGAAAGATATCTCTCTACTCAGAGAAGTCCCTCGTAAGCCAATAACAGGAAAGGTATTGAGACCAATTGCTTAAATCTTCAACTATGCAATCGCGACGCATATCATTGTTTCCCAGAAGTAAAACCTTCGTATCTTGTCCTACAAATAACTATACAGAGTACTTGAACAGGTTGGGACCATGAAGCCAAGTTTGCTAACAGGAAAAACGCCAGATTCTGGTTTACATAGATAACCAGTTACCAATAATAACGCATAAGCATATCAACTACGATGATTTCACGATCATTAAAGATAACAAGGCATATTGAATATGACAATATAGCGATCATTatcgaatatttaaattttcaaaaagataatttctcgaatattatacaaaacaaattttattgaatacaatattatagtaagttttgattaaaaaaaactttattattagaAGCGAATTATTAGTATtacgaattattattattagtaacgAATATATTAGTCAATGTGAAAATAGATCGGTGAATTGATAATTATCGGTTACTTTTGAAGATACACCACAATACTCAAATTCATACTTATCGGCATATAGAAGTTATGTTTGTTTTGGCGACAACTCGAAAAGCAGTCGCCAACTTAGCCCCTATAACTGATAAGTGCATTAttcagactatttaaaaatttgaatgagtTGCACATAAGCCAGTTATTTCTACTTAAGCCAAATTATTGTTGTGTTAGTGATAACCGCTGTAGCAGAAGCCCTCTAGCACGGCAGCGGGCGCTGAAGATTATTACAACATCTGCAGATTATTTATcctaatagtttttaattataaaaagaaaacaaaagttgGAAAGTTattacgagggttgctatttatatttctggccttggcaacagtaagtgttgctaggcgaccgcagacgattttaatcgaaagtttgatatttttaaacataaattcagcggacgatttaccattatagcttcatttgtgttgttgacagtaaattgaaaagttcttctctttcaaaaaatggaattgaatggtgaacattttcgtgccattatttttcataactttcgacgtgattgtcaagacaagagtgcttcgataaacttaattctttattcagcaataaagcgccatcctacagcactgtaaaaaattggtataacgaatttaatcgtggtcgatgttcgattcagaacgaatcccgtgcaggtcgtccaaaatccgttgttgtgccagaaaagatcaatgctgtgcgtgaactgataaagcaagatcgtcatgtgacataccgtgagatagaggcgtctttggacattagtatgactagcatcaataaaatattgcatgaacatttgagcgtaaaaagatttttttcgcgttggatcccgcataatctgacaaacgctcaaaaaaaggctcgtgtcgattggtgcaaggaaatgttggaaaaatacgttcaaggtacatcaaaggctgtgtataacatctacacaggtgacgaatcatggatctatgcatatgagcagGAAACAAATtggcaatcaactgtatgggtcttccaagacgaggcaaaaccaacaaaagttgttcgaggaagaagcacatcgaaacaaatgattgcctgtttctgcggcattaacggtcatgtggcaacagtggcgttagagcaaagcaggacggtcaattctgaatggtacacgaccatttgtttgccagaagtcatcagagaaattcgaaaaaagcagaacaggcgaatcattcttcatcatgataatgcgagctctcacacatcgactcaaacaaaggcatttctgacggagcgaaagatcgaactgatgggtcatccgccgtacagccctgatttggcacccaatgacttcttcttattcccacacatcaaaaataaattacgtggacaacgattttcgacccccgaagaagcggttgatgcattcaaaacgcatgttttggagttacctcaatcggactggaaaaagtgctttgaaaattggttcaaacgcatgcaaaagtgtattgatcatcatggagaatattttgaaaaacaataaaaccaatttcgatcctacatatttgttttttcattattaggccagaaatataaatagcaaccctcgtaagactttattttgaaaaagaacatCTTTAAACTTGCTtctaataaaagtgaaaaagggCTGAATGAAGAGAATACCGTCACAAACAAAAtgccaagaatttttttttctgttaattgaTTACAGGCTTTTCCGTACttgaattttttccattttatttcttttaaatcattgcATAAAATTCAGCGTAAGTTTAAACATCTTAAATTTCTTATGTATGATTTTTAAGGATCTtaggttttcaaattttattgaatgctgataaagctgaatttttacaataataatctgTCTGACTGAGTTGAGATCATGCAGATTGCGTTGACTGCAAATTCACTCCGAATATTTTGCTATCAGGGTACaagttattacttaaattacaaaatcagataaaaatcgCTTCCTTAAAGTAACTCAAAAGAAGAAAAGCacctgataaaataaaatgcaaaatatataatcacgcaactcaaaagaaaaaaaaattgtgcagctttgttaaaaaaaaaaaaaaaaaaaacgtttgttcaatttttaaaaaattgatacttttggtaaaagcgaaaaaaaaaatttttttttttaatttacaatatttttcttttgaacttcttacaatataaatcattaataaaataatagaaagtgACTTACATTTTCTGCCAATAATTtaagcttttcttttaaaagatccAACTCATTCATAATCCCTTCCGGTGTCTCCTCACTTGAAGATGTCCCACAAATATACTTGAAGGATTCctatagaaataaacaaaacttttttttcaaacattcttaaattaaatcgCCGTGGAAGC
The nucleotide sequence above comes from Parasteatoda tepidariorum isolate YZ-2023 chromosome 6, CAS_Ptep_4.0, whole genome shotgun sequence. Encoded proteins:
- the LOC139425838 gene encoding fer-1-like protein 6, which translates into the protein MYEVRAHLYQARSLSYSNLSRRNPDCFAKVYVKNTALTTQVSENTLSPVWDETLIFPGLLLEKTVSEVAIIVEILALEKPRFLGRMVTTLHLSQHPRRLRWHEVELMGSADDANLLASFEIFKSDQSVVALETGILPIPDDIRPHFSKYRLELILKT